From Polynucleobacter difficilis, a single genomic window includes:
- a CDS encoding DUF3501 family protein: MAKITRDSLLSLEAYHKDRPEIREKAIQERRIRTVHLGEHLTMIFENEFLMRYQIQEMLRVEKTFEEEGIQDELDAYNPLVPDGTNFKATMMLEYPNEGDRKVALAKLVGVEDKIFLEVEGQPRVYGLADEDLERSTAEKTSAVHFMRFELTPDMIKALKAGAQMMVGCDHKEYPMHVKTLPHETLASLITDLS; this comes from the coding sequence ATGGCAAAAATTACCCGCGATAGCCTCTTAAGTTTGGAGGCGTACCACAAGGATCGCCCAGAAATTCGGGAGAAGGCGATTCAAGAGCGCCGCATTCGCACCGTGCATTTGGGCGAGCACCTCACGATGATTTTTGAAAACGAATTCTTAATGCGTTATCAGATTCAAGAGATGCTGCGTGTTGAGAAAACCTTTGAAGAAGAAGGCATTCAGGATGAGCTCGATGCCTACAACCCCCTCGTACCGGATGGCACTAACTTCAAAGCGACCATGATGCTCGAGTACCCCAATGAAGGCGATCGTAAGGTTGCCTTAGCGAAGCTGGTTGGCGTTGAGGACAAAATCTTTCTAGAAGTAGAGGGACAGCCCCGCGTCTACGGCTTAGCCGATGAAGATCTAGAGCGCTCGACTGCAGAAAAAACATCGGCAGTGCATTTCATGCGCTTTGAGCTCACACCCGACATGATTAAGGCCCTCAAAGCAGGCGCGCAAATGATGGTGGGCTGCGATCACAAAGAGTACCCCATGCACGTTAAAACCTTGCCACACGAGACATTGGCTTCGCTCATTACTGACCTGAGCTAA
- the cphA gene encoding cyanophycin synthetase — protein sequence MKVSRIRMLRGPNLWSRHTALEAIVDCDPSERAIDQLPTFEVKLRERFPQLGFMRFSGKTEIVSLAHVIEHAALDLQAQAGCPVTFSRTIQTSDVGVYQVVVEYTEEAVGRMAFDFALALIQAARDEAPFDLATALSELASLYEEVRLGPSTGSIVDAAIAHHIPYRRMTEGSMVQFGWGSKQKRIQAAETSDTSAIAESIAQDKELTKNLLHAAGVSVPHGEVVTSADEAWRAAQAIGGPIVLKPKDGNQGKGVVANIRSEEQVRAGFEVTQAYGRQTIVERYLPGQDYRLLVVGNQLVAAARREPAQVIGDGVHTIEQLVALENKNPLRGDGHATALTKIRLDAIAISTLAAVNLDIAYIPKMGERILLRNNANLSTGGTATDVTEDVHPDVAASAVAAAQMIGLDIAGVDILCEAIYKPLEAQGGGIVEVNAAPGLRMHLQPSYGKGRPVGEHIINMMFPDGDNGRIPTVAVTGTNGKTTTVRLIAHLIHETGLRIGMTTTDGVYIEGRRIDTGDCSGPKSARNVLMHPDVDAAVLETARGGILREGLGFDRCDVAVVTNIGEGDHLGMNFIHSVDDLVTVKRVIVQNVSATGVAVLNAMDPLVVKMRESCPGDITFFSHDPTHPVIVAHRAQNKRVVFFDGTDIVAAKGTEEIHRIPVKRIPMTNQGLLPFQIDNAMASVGAVWALGLPWSAVSSGLATFDASANSAPGRFNLFEYRGATVVADYGHNPDAMRALVDGIQAMQPKRSHVVISGAGDRRDDDIRALTKILGNAFDHVILYQDQCQRGREDGEVLKLLQEGLVGTTKAKHVQEIRGEFLAIDTALEQLEPGDVCLILIDQVEEALAYLASKVKA from the coding sequence TTGAAAGTATCTCGGATTCGCATGTTGCGTGGGCCCAATTTGTGGAGCAGGCACACTGCTCTGGAAGCAATTGTTGATTGCGACCCTTCGGAACGCGCAATCGATCAGCTGCCTACCTTTGAAGTCAAGCTGCGAGAGCGCTTTCCCCAACTCGGTTTTATGCGCTTTAGTGGCAAAACCGAAATAGTCTCGTTGGCACACGTCATTGAACATGCCGCACTTGATCTGCAAGCGCAAGCGGGTTGCCCTGTTACTTTCAGTCGAACCATTCAAACGTCCGATGTGGGCGTGTATCAAGTAGTAGTTGAATACACTGAAGAAGCAGTTGGGAGAATGGCCTTTGACTTTGCGCTCGCTTTAATCCAAGCAGCTCGCGATGAAGCGCCATTTGATCTGGCAACTGCATTAAGTGAACTGGCCTCCTTATACGAAGAGGTTCGCTTGGGACCAAGCACTGGCTCGATCGTCGATGCTGCCATCGCGCACCACATTCCGTATCGGCGCATGACTGAAGGCAGTATGGTGCAGTTTGGCTGGGGTAGTAAGCAAAAACGTATTCAAGCTGCTGAGACCAGCGACACCAGTGCGATTGCCGAATCGATTGCGCAAGACAAGGAGCTCACCAAAAATCTGCTGCATGCTGCCGGAGTATCCGTTCCCCACGGTGAAGTGGTTACCAGCGCTGATGAGGCCTGGCGCGCAGCCCAAGCGATTGGCGGGCCGATTGTATTAAAGCCAAAAGACGGCAATCAAGGCAAAGGCGTCGTTGCTAACATTCGTAGCGAAGAACAGGTGCGCGCTGGTTTTGAAGTAACCCAAGCCTACGGCAGGCAAACCATCGTTGAACGCTACTTACCAGGTCAAGATTACCGTTTATTGGTGGTAGGCAATCAGCTGGTTGCGGCGGCAAGACGTGAGCCGGCCCAAGTGATTGGTGATGGTGTGCATACGATTGAGCAATTGGTTGCGCTCGAGAATAAAAACCCCTTGCGCGGAGATGGTCACGCCACCGCATTAACGAAGATTCGTTTAGATGCGATTGCAATTTCGACCCTGGCTGCAGTGAATTTGGATATTGCCTACATTCCTAAAATGGGTGAGCGCATTCTCTTGCGCAATAACGCGAATTTAAGTACGGGCGGCACTGCAACCGATGTAACCGAAGACGTCCACCCCGATGTGGCAGCGAGCGCCGTCGCAGCAGCGCAGATGATTGGACTTGATATTGCCGGCGTGGATATTCTCTGCGAGGCAATTTATAAACCCTTAGAGGCACAAGGTGGCGGTATTGTTGAGGTAAATGCAGCGCCGGGCTTACGGATGCATTTACAACCGTCTTACGGCAAAGGCCGCCCCGTTGGCGAGCACATCATCAACATGATGTTCCCAGACGGTGACAATGGCCGCATTCCAACAGTGGCAGTAACCGGCACCAATGGAAAAACCACCACGGTTCGTTTGATTGCCCACCTGATCCATGAAACCGGTCTGCGCATTGGCATGACCACAACCGATGGTGTTTATATCGAAGGTCGACGGATTGATACGGGCGACTGCAGCGGCCCCAAGAGCGCCCGCAATGTCTTAATGCACCCCGACGTCGACGCAGCTGTTCTGGAAACTGCGCGTGGCGGCATTTTGCGCGAAGGATTGGGATTTGATCGCTGCGACGTTGCCGTAGTTACCAATATTGGTGAAGGCGATCACTTGGGCATGAATTTTATTCACAGTGTTGATGACTTGGTCACCGTGAAGCGGGTGATCGTACAAAATGTTTCCGCTACTGGGGTTGCGGTTCTCAATGCAATGGATCCACTAGTAGTGAAGATGCGGGAGAGCTGCCCGGGCGACATTACCTTCTTCTCCCATGATCCAACCCACCCCGTAATCGTGGCGCACCGCGCTCAAAATAAACGGGTTGTATTTTTTGACGGGACCGACATTGTTGCCGCCAAAGGGACGGAAGAAATCCACCGCATTCCAGTCAAACGTATTCCAATGACCAACCAGGGTCTACTCCCCTTCCAGATTGACAATGCGATGGCCTCAGTAGGCGCAGTCTGGGCTCTTGGATTGCCGTGGAGCGCCGTGAGTTCTGGACTGGCTACGTTTGACGCCAGCGCAAATTCTGCGCCAGGTCGATTCAATCTCTTTGAGTACCGCGGCGCAACCGTGGTAGCCGATTATGGGCACAACCCGGATGCCATGCGTGCCTTGGTTGATGGCATTCAAGCCATGCAACCAAAGCGTAGCCATGTGGTGATTAGCGGTGCAGGCGATCGCCGCGACGACGACATTCGCGCCCTGACCAAAATCCTGGGCAATGCCTTTGATCACGTTATTTTGTATCAAGACCAATGCCAGCGTGGTCGCGAAGATGGTGAAGTATTAAAGCTCTTGCAAGAAGGCCTGGTTGGCACTACCAAAGCAAAACACGTTCAAGAGATTCGGGGGGAGTTCTTGGCCATTGACACCGCACTGGAGCAACTCGAGCCCGGCGATGTGTGCCTGATTCTGATTGACCAAGTTGAGGAGGCGTTAGCCTACCTCGCCAGCAAGGTCAAAGCCTAG
- a CDS encoding TMEM165/GDT1 family protein → MDFSAVFLSTGVVALAEMGDKTQLLSLMLAARYPRQALPIIAGILVATLANHACAAYFGHLIAAFLSPDAMRWILGLGFLAIGFWLLIPDRLDEAGGTRVKNAAWPVFLLTSSLFFMAEMGDKTQIATIALGARYDDVIAVTIGTTLGMMLANAPAVWIGTKFTNRVPIKWVHTVAAVVFIAIGILTLLYG, encoded by the coding sequence ATGGACTTTTCTGCGGTATTTCTCTCTACTGGAGTGGTTGCGCTTGCTGAAATGGGGGATAAAACCCAGCTTTTATCCCTGATGCTGGCGGCGCGCTACCCCCGCCAAGCCTTACCGATTATTGCAGGGATTCTGGTGGCCACATTGGCCAATCATGCCTGCGCGGCTTATTTCGGTCATTTAATTGCAGCTTTCTTAAGCCCTGATGCCATGCGCTGGATTTTGGGCCTGGGCTTCTTAGCCATTGGTTTCTGGCTGTTAATTCCGGATCGCCTTGATGAAGCTGGGGGCACACGGGTTAAAAATGCGGCCTGGCCTGTTTTTCTGCTCACCAGCAGTTTATTTTTTATGGCGGAGATGGGCGATAAGACCCAAATTGCCACGATCGCCCTTGGCGCGCGTTACGACGACGTCATTGCCGTCACCATTGGCACCACCCTAGGGATGATGCTCGCCAATGCGCCCGCTGTATGGATTGGGACCAAGTTTACGAACCGCGTACCCATTAAATGGGTGCATACCGTCGCAGCAGTCGTGTTTATTGCGATCGGTATTCTGACCCTGCTGTACGGTTAA
- a CDS encoding cyanophycin synthetase — protein MPQLLDKTIEILSVKHLRGPNMWTYHPVIEVWVDIGDLEDYPSNLIPGFYERLVACMPALVEHRCSYGEHGGFLKRIQEGTWPAHILEHLTLELQNMAGIPGGFGKARDGDRRGVYKVIVSAINEKVTLTALEYARDLYLALAQDTQDASILLKQLVEQLRDVGDDLLLGPSTASIVYAAEEKGVPWIRLSSGNLVQLGYGAKQRRIWTAETDRTSAIAESVSRDKDLTKSLLNSAGLPTPEGRIVATALDAWDAAEDIGLPVVVKPIDGNHGRGVFINLYTQEEVEAAYAVAVEEGSAVLVERHILGDEHRLLVVGNQVVAAAKGETVWIVGDGKHTVVELINLQINSDPRRGTAEECPLNPVRVDSAVELELTRQKLSAKAIPAEGQRVFIQSNGNVAFDVTDQVHPEVARQVALAARVVGLEIAGVDLVAQDISKPFEEQGAAIVEVNAGPGLLMHLKPASGTPQPVGKAIADHLFPANVDFRIPLVGITGSKGKTLVAEMVGHFLRLTNQYVGVSCGNQLYFGNRIIKKEKPSDWENARRTLLNRAVEAAVIENNHLSMLIEGLAYDRCQVGVVLNIDSSTRFPEYAIYDEDQLFSIVRTQVDVVLPNGAAVLNADDPLVAKMAELCDGEVIFFSRNETAPLIEDHLKQGGRAVLVRDQEIVLKTARRGEQVLHLPKNPKSTPESAQWKSINLAAAIATAWALDIPFNIILAGTETFYSASASQTEA, from the coding sequence ATGCCCCAATTACTCGATAAAACCATTGAGATCTTAAGCGTCAAGCATCTCCGGGGCCCCAATATGTGGACCTATCACCCGGTGATCGAGGTTTGGGTCGACATTGGCGATCTGGAAGACTATCCATCCAACCTCATCCCCGGGTTTTATGAGCGCCTAGTGGCCTGTATGCCTGCCCTAGTCGAGCACCGCTGCAGCTACGGCGAGCACGGCGGGTTTTTAAAGCGGATTCAGGAAGGCACTTGGCCTGCCCACATCCTCGAGCACCTTACCCTTGAGTTACAAAACATGGCCGGTATCCCTGGCGGCTTTGGCAAAGCACGCGATGGCGATCGCCGGGGCGTTTACAAAGTGATCGTCAGCGCAATCAATGAGAAAGTTACCTTAACCGCCTTGGAATACGCGCGCGACCTCTACTTGGCGCTAGCGCAGGATACGCAGGATGCCTCGATTCTGTTAAAGCAACTGGTTGAACAGTTACGTGACGTCGGCGATGACCTCTTACTTGGCCCCAGCACGGCGAGCATTGTTTATGCTGCCGAAGAGAAAGGCGTTCCATGGATTCGCCTATCCAGTGGCAACCTGGTTCAGCTGGGCTATGGCGCAAAACAGCGCCGCATTTGGACGGCGGAAACCGACCGCACTAGTGCCATCGCCGAAAGTGTATCGCGCGATAAAGACCTCACCAAAAGCTTATTAAATAGCGCCGGATTACCTACTCCCGAAGGCCGCATTGTCGCGACCGCACTAGACGCCTGGGATGCAGCAGAAGACATCGGCTTACCGGTGGTAGTCAAGCCGATTGATGGCAATCACGGCCGCGGCGTTTTCATTAATCTGTACACCCAAGAGGAAGTCGAAGCAGCCTACGCCGTTGCAGTAGAGGAAGGCAGTGCTGTATTAGTCGAGCGCCATATTTTGGGTGATGAACATCGGCTTCTCGTAGTGGGTAATCAGGTCGTTGCTGCAGCCAAAGGGGAAACCGTTTGGATTGTGGGTGACGGCAAGCACACTGTAGTTGAGCTAATCAACCTGCAAATCAATTCAGATCCACGGCGCGGCACCGCAGAAGAGTGCCCCTTAAATCCGGTACGCGTTGACTCCGCCGTCGAACTTGAGCTGACGCGGCAAAAACTCAGCGCAAAGGCTATTCCGGCGGAAGGGCAACGGGTATTTATTCAGAGCAACGGCAACGTTGCTTTTGACGTAACCGATCAGGTACACCCCGAAGTGGCGCGGCAAGTTGCATTGGCAGCACGGGTAGTTGGGCTTGAAATTGCGGGTGTCGACTTAGTAGCGCAAGACATTAGCAAGCCGTTTGAGGAACAAGGGGCTGCGATTGTGGAAGTCAATGCCGGCCCTGGCTTATTGATGCACCTAAAACCAGCCAGCGGAACGCCGCAGCCGGTTGGCAAGGCGATTGCAGATCATCTGTTCCCGGCCAATGTCGATTTCAGAATTCCACTCGTTGGCATCACCGGATCCAAAGGCAAAACGCTGGTCGCTGAAATGGTTGGTCACTTCCTGAGACTGACAAACCAATATGTTGGTGTGTCGTGTGGCAATCAACTCTATTTTGGCAACCGCATCATTAAAAAAGAGAAGCCATCAGATTGGGAAAACGCCCGCCGCACCCTTCTCAATCGAGCAGTCGAAGCTGCGGTAATTGAAAACAACCACCTATCGATGCTAATAGAAGGCCTTGCCTACGATCGCTGTCAGGTTGGTGTCGTTCTCAATATCGATTCCAGTACCCGCTTCCCAGAATATGCGATCTACGATGAAGATCAACTGTTCAGCATTGTGCGCACCCAAGTGGATGTGGTGTTGCCCAATGGCGCTGCCGTTCTCAACGCCGACGATCCCCTAGTAGCCAAGATGGCTGAGCTATGTGACGGCGAGGTGATTTTCTTCTCCCGCAATGAGACTGCTCCACTAATTGAAGATCACTTGAAACAAGGTGGGCGTGCTGTGCTGGTACGCGATCAAGAAATTGTTTTAAAAACGGCACGGCGTGGCGAGCAAGTACTGCACTTACCTAAAAATCCAAAGAGCACCCCGGAAAGCGCGCAATGGAAATCCATTAATTTAGCTGCAGCAATAGCAACAGCGTGGGCTTTGGATATTCCTTTTAATATTATTCTTGCTGGTACAGAGACGTTTTATTCTGCCAGCGCATCCCAGACAGAGGCGTAA
- the pepN gene encoding aminopeptidase N, with protein sequence MKTDLAHSFQRLAYCPPPFLFGQVDLDIALDPAKTIVKSRIEVLPNPANALAQASSLILHGIDLEFMSLRINGTPHRHFELTPETLTIHSLPEDGAEPFTLEVISICVPEKNTSLMGLYVSNGNFFTQCEAEGFRKITYFLDRPDVMARYRVTLRAIKADFPVLLANGNLVATEELPNGWHSAVWEDPFPKPSYLFALVAGKLACIEESITTGSGATKLLQIWVEPQDLPKTRHAMDSLIHSIRWDEARYGLELDLDRFMIVAVGDFNMGAMENKGLNIFNTKYVLAQPETATDTDFANIESVVAHEYFHNWTGNRVTCRDWFQLSLKEGLTVFRDQEFSADQMGSESGRAVKRIEDVRLLRQLQFPEDAGPMAHPIRPDAYQEINNFYTVTVYEKGAEVVRMYQTLLGIDGFRKGMDLYFARHDGQAVTCDDFRMAMADANGRDLSQFQHWYSQAGTPRVRVQTHFDGKAQRYTLSLSQSCPDTPGQNNKKPFHIPLRTQLVFAHGESVDQSLRAERLLELTDTTQTWVFDHVPSEPVLSINRGFSAPIVLEFDQSEADLLTLFTKDDDAFNRWEAGQKLAMQWILAGRTPDAALLETYRLILQDPQLDPAFKELALTLPAETYLYEQCASVEPQTIHANRKAFREAMAQHLQPEWQRLYEAMQTPGAFKPDAVSAGKRGLKNLALGMLLIANPAEWAERAQQQYTLANNMTDRYAALAHLVQNNAPESIACLADFYERFADDPLVVDKWFGLQATCPPTPHNPAASLECVTTLLSHPAFSYTNPNRVRSVIHSYCMGNPAGFHMRDGRGYQFWAEMVQKLDAINPQIAARLARALDRWTVFAEPYQGQMQAALQAVAASKTLSADVNEVIVKALGNR encoded by the coding sequence ATGAAAACCGACCTCGCCCATTCCTTTCAGCGCCTTGCGTATTGCCCGCCCCCATTTTTGTTTGGGCAAGTTGATTTAGACATTGCTCTCGATCCCGCCAAGACGATTGTTAAGAGCCGTATAGAGGTATTACCCAATCCCGCCAATGCATTGGCGCAAGCATCTTCCTTAATCTTGCATGGGATTGATCTCGAGTTTATGAGTTTGCGCATCAACGGCACGCCACACCGCCATTTTGAATTGACGCCCGAGACGCTAACAATTCATTCGCTACCCGAGGATGGGGCCGAGCCATTTACGCTCGAAGTGATTTCAATTTGCGTACCCGAAAAAAATACCTCCCTGATGGGTCTGTATGTATCGAACGGTAATTTTTTTACCCAATGCGAGGCAGAGGGTTTTCGGAAGATCACCTATTTCTTAGATCGCCCGGACGTGATGGCCCGCTATCGCGTCACCTTACGCGCGATTAAGGCGGACTTCCCTGTGCTGCTCGCCAACGGTAACTTGGTTGCCACAGAAGAATTACCCAACGGTTGGCACAGCGCAGTATGGGAAGACCCGTTTCCCAAGCCATCGTATTTATTTGCCTTGGTCGCTGGCAAGTTAGCCTGCATTGAGGAGAGCATTACTACGGGCAGCGGAGCTACTAAGCTCCTGCAGATTTGGGTAGAACCACAGGATTTACCCAAAACCCGCCATGCCATGGATTCCTTGATTCATTCGATCCGCTGGGATGAGGCGCGCTATGGCTTGGAATTGGATTTAGATCGCTTCATGATTGTTGCGGTGGGTGATTTCAATATGGGGGCGATGGAGAACAAGGGCCTCAATATCTTTAATACCAAGTACGTGCTCGCTCAGCCCGAGACGGCAACCGATACCGATTTTGCCAATATCGAAAGCGTCGTCGCGCACGAGTATTTTCATAACTGGACAGGTAATCGGGTTACGTGCCGCGATTGGTTTCAGCTTTCACTCAAAGAGGGTTTGACGGTTTTTCGGGATCAAGAATTTTCAGCCGATCAGATGGGCAGTGAGTCGGGCAGGGCAGTGAAGCGGATTGAGGACGTGCGCCTATTGCGCCAACTCCAATTTCCGGAAGATGCGGGTCCGATGGCCCATCCGATTCGCCCCGATGCCTATCAAGAGATTAATAATTTTTACACCGTCACCGTCTATGAGAAAGGCGCTGAAGTCGTACGCATGTATCAAACCCTCTTGGGGATTGATGGCTTTCGCAAAGGAATGGATTTGTACTTTGCCCGCCACGATGGTCAGGCAGTAACCTGCGATGATTTTCGAATGGCGATGGCCGATGCCAATGGCAGAGACCTAAGTCAATTTCAGCATTGGTATAGTCAAGCAGGCACGCCACGGGTTCGGGTGCAAACCCATTTCGATGGCAAGGCGCAGCGGTATACGCTGAGCTTAAGTCAGTCCTGCCCAGATACCCCAGGCCAGAACAATAAAAAGCCGTTCCACATTCCACTGCGAACCCAGCTTGTCTTTGCGCATGGAGAGTCGGTCGATCAGTCGCTGCGCGCTGAGCGTTTATTGGAACTAACCGACACCACACAGACGTGGGTCTTTGACCACGTACCCAGTGAGCCTGTACTGTCGATCAATCGTGGCTTCTCGGCGCCGATTGTGCTGGAGTTTGACCAAAGCGAAGCTGACCTATTAACCCTCTTTACTAAAGACGACGATGCCTTTAATCGCTGGGAAGCCGGGCAGAAGTTAGCGATGCAATGGATATTGGCTGGGCGAACTCCCGATGCGGCTCTGCTCGAAACCTACCGTTTGATTTTGCAAGATCCTCAGTTAGATCCGGCATTTAAAGAATTGGCTCTGACACTGCCAGCCGAGACCTATTTATATGAGCAGTGCGCTAGCGTCGAACCACAAACGATCCACGCGAACCGCAAGGCATTTCGTGAGGCCATGGCGCAGCATTTACAGCCGGAATGGCAGCGCCTCTATGAGGCAATGCAAACGCCCGGTGCGTTTAAGCCAGATGCAGTGAGCGCAGGTAAGCGTGGCTTAAAGAATCTTGCGCTTGGAATGCTCTTAATTGCTAATCCGGCCGAGTGGGCAGAACGAGCTCAGCAGCAGTACACGCTAGCAAATAACATGACGGATCGCTACGCTGCATTAGCCCATTTGGTTCAAAACAATGCACCGGAAAGCATTGCCTGTTTAGCTGATTTTTATGAGCGCTTTGCAGATGACCCCTTGGTCGTTGATAAATGGTTCGGACTGCAAGCCACTTGCCCGCCCACACCTCACAATCCTGCCGCTAGTCTTGAGTGTGTCACCACTTTACTATCGCATCCGGCGTTTTCATACACAAACCCCAATCGGGTACGTAGCGTGATTCATTCGTATTGCATGGGTAACCCGGCGGGATTTCATATGCGGGATGGACGCGGTTACCAGTTTTGGGCGGAGATGGTGCAGAAGCTGGATGCCATTAATCCGCAAATTGCCGCACGCTTGGCACGGGCGCTGGACCGGTGGACTGTTTTTGCTGAGCCTTACCAGGGACAAATGCAAGCGGCTTTGCAAGCGGTGGCTGCGTCGAAAACGCTGTCAGCCGATGTGAATGAAGTGATTGTGAAAGCCCTAGGTAATCGCTAA
- a CDS encoding heterodisulfide reductase-related iron-sulfur binding cluster, with protein sequence MSTREGSLEAPTRHPLDWKNPEFYDRDNLEAEMERVFDLCHGCRRCLSLCGSFPTLFDLIDATEDGEVEQVQKADYQAVVDQCYLCDVCYMTKCPYVPPHPWNLDFPHLMLRAKAVAFKEDKTTFRDKLLSSTDKLGHFAGIPIVTQAVNAVNQTGVARLVMEGALGVDKKAWIPEYAPKTFPQLAEKSTAFPVKDGSKTPGKVAIYATCYVNYNEPGIGQDLIKILQHNQIPYELIDKEACCGMPKLELGDLESVEENKNKNIPKLAKLAKEGYAILTPIPSCTLMFKQELPLMFPDDADVQLVKQAMWDPFEYLVARNSDGLLKTDYKTELGHVSYHVACHSRVQNVGQKTAEALKMIPGTEVNVVERCSGHSGTWGVKKEFHAMAMKIGKPVFKGMAENEPDYISSDCQLAGHHIAQGMEELGLPKSAMAHPLTLMAKAYGL encoded by the coding sequence ATGAGCACACGCGAAGGTAGTTTAGAGGCCCCAACCCGGCACCCCTTGGACTGGAAAAATCCAGAGTTCTATGACCGCGACAACCTCGAAGCAGAGATGGAGCGGGTATTTGATTTATGCCACGGCTGCCGTCGTTGCTTAAGCTTGTGCGGCTCCTTCCCCACCCTCTTTGATCTGATCGACGCCACCGAAGATGGCGAAGTTGAGCAAGTACAAAAAGCGGATTACCAGGCGGTCGTCGACCAATGTTATTTGTGCGACGTCTGCTACATGACCAAGTGCCCCTACGTTCCACCACATCCTTGGAACCTGGATTTTCCACACCTGATGTTGCGCGCCAAAGCCGTCGCCTTCAAAGAAGATAAAACCACCTTCCGCGATAAGTTGTTGTCATCCACGGACAAGCTGGGTCACTTTGCTGGCATTCCGATCGTCACGCAAGCGGTCAATGCCGTGAACCAAACCGGGGTTGCCCGTTTGGTGATGGAAGGCGCGCTGGGTGTCGATAAAAAGGCATGGATTCCAGAGTACGCTCCAAAGACCTTCCCGCAACTGGCCGAGAAATCGACTGCATTCCCAGTCAAAGATGGCAGTAAGACGCCAGGCAAAGTCGCGATTTATGCAACCTGCTATGTGAACTACAACGAGCCAGGCATTGGTCAAGACCTGATCAAAATTCTGCAACACAATCAAATTCCGTATGAGCTGATCGATAAAGAAGCCTGCTGCGGTATGCCTAAGTTAGAGTTGGGTGACCTGGAGTCGGTTGAAGAAAACAAGAATAAGAACATTCCTAAATTGGCAAAATTGGCAAAAGAAGGCTATGCCATCTTGACCCCAATTCCATCGTGTACCTTGATGTTTAAGCAAGAGTTGCCATTGATGTTCCCAGACGATGCCGACGTTCAATTGGTCAAACAAGCCATGTGGGATCCATTTGAGTATTTGGTTGCACGTAACTCCGATGGTTTACTCAAGACCGATTACAAAACCGAATTGGGTCATGTGAGCTACCACGTTGCCTGCCACTCACGCGTTCAAAACGTGGGGCAAAAGACCGCTGAAGCACTCAAGATGATTCCGGGCACCGAAGTGAATGTTGTAGAGCGTTGTTCCGGTCACTCGGGTACATGGGGCGTGAAGAAAGAGTTCCATGCGATGGCCATGAAGATCGGTAAGCCGGTGTTTAAGGGTATGGCCGAGAATGAGCCTGATTACATCAGCTCCGATTGCCAGCTCGCCGGTCACCACATTGCGCAAGGTATGGAAGAGCTGGGTCTGCCCAAATCGGCAATGGCGCATCCACTCACCTTGATGGCAAAAGCCTACGGTCTCTAA
- a CDS encoding class 1 fructose-bisphosphatase, translated as MPLKTPFRQYLGQLQLAGASVPPGLQDLLVSLTNTCVTLSDEVAQGALIGILGSAGTGNVQGEVQQKLDVIANDLLIAGVQSCQSLAGIASEEIEDPLPVGKGVGDYLLLFDPLDGSSNIDVNVSIGTIFSILKKPNPNAPLTTADFLQAGRTQVAAGYVVYGPQTTLAISLGEGVDLFTLDAVSGEFLLIKQGVQISESTREFAINMSNMRHWAAPVKRYVDECLAGSGGVRQKDFNMRWIASMVADVHRVLSRGGVFMYPWDQRDPKKPGKLRLMYEANPMGFLVEQAGGAVINGVDTILDLQPQGLHERVSVMLGSKEEVNLLRQYHAAT; from the coding sequence ATTCCATTAAAGACACCTTTTCGTCAGTACCTTGGCCAATTGCAATTGGCGGGCGCGTCTGTGCCGCCGGGACTGCAGGATCTTTTGGTGTCACTTACCAATACCTGCGTGACCTTAAGCGACGAAGTTGCGCAAGGTGCGCTCATTGGTATTTTGGGTTCTGCTGGAACAGGCAATGTTCAGGGTGAAGTACAACAAAAATTAGATGTGATCGCTAATGACTTATTGATCGCAGGTGTGCAGTCCTGCCAATCGTTGGCTGGCATTGCCTCAGAAGAGATTGAGGATCCGCTGCCGGTGGGCAAGGGAGTAGGCGACTACCTATTGCTATTTGATCCCTTGGATGGCTCCTCCAATATTGACGTTAATGTATCGATTGGTACTATTTTTTCTATTCTCAAAAAGCCCAATCCCAATGCGCCCCTCACAACCGCTGATTTTTTGCAGGCAGGACGTACGCAAGTGGCTGCCGGCTATGTGGTCTATGGACCGCAGACAACCCTAGCCATCAGCTTAGGCGAGGGCGTGGATTTATTCACGCTGGATGCCGTCTCGGGCGAATTTTTACTGATTAAGCAGGGTGTGCAGATTTCTGAATCAACCCGTGAATTTGCCATCAATATGTCGAATATGCGCCATTGGGCTGCACCAGTAAAACGCTACGTCGATGAATGTTTGGCTGGCAGCGGTGGTGTTCGGCAGAAAGACTTTAATATGCGCTGGATTGCGTCGATGGTCGCCGATGTGCATCGGGTGCTGTCACGCGGTGGGGTATTTATGTACCCCTGGGATCAGCGTGATCCGAAGAAGCCGGGAAAGTTGCGTTTGATGTACGAAGCCAATCCAATGGGCTTTTTAGTGGAGCAGGCTGGCGGCGCAGTGATTAATGGCGTGGATACCATCTTGGATTTACAGCCGCAGGGCTTGCACGAGCGCGTATCGGTGATGCTGGGCTCGAAAGAGGAAGTGAATTTACTGCGCCAGTACCACGCCGCAACGTAA